The Paenibacillus sp. FSL R7-0204 genome includes a region encoding these proteins:
- a CDS encoding collagen-like protein: MGFIPVPGGGGGFPGIPGFPGGPGLPGGPGIPGIPGGGPGGFPGTPGGAPGGVAAPTAPPPQFVPQAPAVTAYAVDPGGIRGCLFRNTYIWLNNGEQFWFYPVFVGRNSVAGFRWNGFFWGYYGVDLNRVSSFTCF; encoded by the coding sequence ATGGGATTTATACCAGTGCCGGGAGGCGGCGGAGGATTTCCGGGGATACCGGGATTTCCGGGTGGACCAGGCTTGCCGGGAGGGCCGGGGATTCCAGGGATACCAGGCGGAGGGCCTGGGGGATTTCCGGGGACGCCCGGGGGTGCGCCGGGAGGAGTAGCCGCACCGACGGCGCCACCGCCGCAATTCGTACCGCAAGCACCAGCGGTCACGGCTTATGCGGTTGACCCCGGGGGCATTAGAGGATGCCTGTTCCGCAACACTTATATCTGGCTGAACAATGGTGAGCAGTTCTGGTTCTACCCGGTATTCGTGGGCCGTAATTCGGTCGCAGGCTTCAGATGGAATGGCTTCTTCTGGGGATACTACGGCGTTGATTTGAACCGGGTTAGCTCGTTCACCTGCTTCTAG
- a CDS encoding NAD-dependent epimerase/dehydratase family protein: MRLRDKVVLVTGVTGTAGDKIARKCVSEGAEVKGLIRNRDQIALCEELGITPVIGDLTDRAVIAEALRNVNIIIHAAAYLGEDRATAEASNVQGVQSLVDGAVSAGVERFVHISTVSVYGHFDGEVELDEARSLAFGHGEVYISTKCESERIVQAARANGLTSVILRPGVICSESNSHWGDRLITKLADSGEVDWIHPEDLTPWVHADNLAEMCVLAATQPAAGNQCYNAIDGNYPEKDFTMRIGLALNKKFVIPGGDPIRTAYSCDKIKNELGYSPVKTFEETVVRLEQQARGERNVS, encoded by the coding sequence ATGAGACTTCGAGATAAAGTCGTTCTCGTTACAGGCGTTACGGGCACGGCAGGAGATAAAATTGCCAGAAAATGTGTTAGCGAGGGAGCGGAGGTCAAAGGGCTTATCCGAAATAGGGACCAGATCGCGCTATGTGAAGAGCTCGGCATTACACCCGTCATCGGAGACTTGACAGATAGAGCTGTTATCGCGGAAGCGCTTCGGAATGTGAATATTATTATTCACGCTGCGGCGTATCTGGGGGAGGATCGGGCAACTGCCGAGGCGTCCAATGTTCAGGGGGTCCAGAGTCTGGTTGACGGTGCTGTATCTGCGGGAGTGGAGCGCTTCGTGCATATTTCTACGGTATCGGTCTATGGTCATTTTGATGGAGAGGTGGAGCTGGATGAAGCTAGAAGCCTTGCCTTCGGCCACGGGGAGGTATACATTTCAACCAAATGTGAATCGGAACGGATCGTACAAGCTGCAAGGGCTAACGGTTTGACAAGTGTGATCCTGCGTCCTGGAGTGATCTGCTCCGAATCCAACTCGCACTGGGGCGACCGACTGATCACTAAGCTTGCTGATTCCGGGGAAGTGGACTGGATTCATCCAGAGGACTTAACGCCCTGGGTGCATGCGGACAACCTGGCTGAGATGTGTGTACTGGCAGCGACGCAGCCTGCGGCTGGGAACCAGTGCTATAACGCAATTGACGGAAATTATCCGGAAAAAGATTTTACGATGCGTATCGGTCTTGCCCTGAACAAGAAGTTCGTTATACCGGGCGGAGACCCCATAAGAACGGCGTATAGCTGCGACAAAATAAAAAACGAGCTCGGCTACAGCCCGGTCAAAACGTTCGAGGAGACCGTTGTCCGGCTGGAGCAGCAAGCTAGGGGAGAGCGAAATGTATCATAA
- a CDS encoding GNAT family N-acetyltransferase, whose protein sequence is MYTIYKHCPVFKNEQITLRPVQEEDVAGLLNCYGDQKAVPLFNADNCNGDTFYYPTAERMKQALDFWRYSYDTEQFVRMTIIWNPTNEIIGTVEMFNRGEAPGYGVHGVLRVDVMSVYEQEEVLSAVLELAQEYFYHAFDVEWIMTKAIGAAVERRAVLTGQGYIPLKEFELSDYYGRVKKEL, encoded by the coding sequence ATGTACACCATCTATAAGCATTGTCCTGTCTTTAAAAATGAACAGATCACCCTGCGGCCTGTGCAAGAGGAGGATGTTGCAGGTCTGCTCAACTGTTACGGGGATCAGAAGGCGGTACCCTTATTCAACGCGGATAATTGTAACGGCGATACATTCTACTATCCCACAGCGGAGCGGATGAAGCAGGCGCTTGATTTCTGGAGGTACAGCTATGACACGGAGCAGTTTGTCCGCATGACGATCATCTGGAATCCTACTAACGAGATCATCGGAACGGTGGAGATGTTTAACCGCGGGGAGGCTCCCGGCTATGGGGTGCATGGCGTTTTGCGCGTAGATGTGATGAGCGTATATGAGCAGGAAGAGGTGCTGAGTGCTGTCCTGGAGCTGGCGCAGGAGTATTTCTACCATGCATTCGATGTGGAATGGATCATGACCAAAGCCATCGGCGCTGCGGTAGAGCGCAGGGCTGTTCTTACAGGGCAGGGGTATATTCCGCTCAAGGAGTTCGAGCTGTCGGATTATTATGGCCGCGTAAAAAAGGAGCTCTAG
- the pdxR gene encoding MocR-like pyridoxine biosynthesis transcription factor PdxR: MMFVNRNDASPIWQQLLNQAIHNITQGIWAPGELLLPSRELAEQLGVSRSTVQLVYEELLSRGYTVTSRRGGTRVSHWNPVTQTTREIIPEGPVPPSLPLLNSAVDQLQDWFGGHQPQGVEIDFTPHEPYVDRTFQNQWRQSLLHASAAMELSDWSYGNPYGLLPLREQIQRYLLLERGIWVEPDQILLTSGAQHSLDLIAQSLLTEGDTVSVEDPGFPAAWMAMNYRRMRVASVPVDGQGLVVDQIHPESRLIFVTPSHQCAIGSVMSEPRRQQLLHQAVQDQLWIIEDGYDSEFRYRGDPLPTLYSQAPNNTLYLMSFSKMIAPAIRISAIIGPARAIAQLARIQELTYRHLPVMDQLTLVHFIQKGHFMRHMRRVRNVYRRRHEAITKAITSSGLGERFILSGAETGLHVFLEAEPDCDEEAVTRLALEQGIRVYPLAHYCLKSRRKGWVLGFAKVDENLIEQGIHRLARLLL, encoded by the coding sequence ATAATGTTCGTCAACCGTAACGACGCAAGTCCGATCTGGCAGCAATTGCTGAATCAGGCCATTCATAATATTACACAAGGCATCTGGGCGCCGGGCGAGCTGCTGCTCCCTTCCCGTGAGCTCGCCGAGCAGCTCGGGGTATCACGCTCCACGGTGCAGCTCGTCTACGAGGAGCTGCTCAGCAGAGGGTATACCGTAACCTCCCGGCGGGGCGGAACACGGGTAAGCCATTGGAACCCTGTCACCCAGACAACCCGGGAGATCATACCAGAAGGACCCGTTCCTCCATCGCTTCCCCTGCTGAACTCAGCGGTAGATCAGCTGCAGGACTGGTTCGGAGGCCATCAGCCTCAAGGGGTGGAAATTGATTTCACCCCCCATGAGCCTTATGTGGACAGGACCTTCCAGAATCAATGGCGGCAATCGCTGCTTCACGCCTCCGCTGCAATGGAATTATCCGATTGGTCCTACGGCAATCCGTACGGTCTCCTGCCGCTCAGGGAACAGATTCAGCGTTACTTGCTGCTTGAGCGGGGCATATGGGTTGAGCCCGATCAGATTCTGTTGACCTCAGGAGCGCAGCACAGCCTTGACCTGATTGCCCAATCCCTGCTCACGGAAGGAGATACCGTCTCTGTGGAAGATCCCGGCTTCCCTGCGGCCTGGATGGCGATGAATTACCGGCGGATGCGCGTAGCATCTGTGCCTGTAGACGGGCAGGGTCTTGTGGTTGACCAGATCCACCCCGAATCCCGGCTCATCTTCGTGACCCCTTCGCACCAGTGCGCCATAGGCTCCGTGATGTCAGAGCCGCGCAGGCAGCAGTTGCTGCATCAGGCTGTGCAGGACCAGCTATGGATTATAGAAGATGGCTATGACAGTGAATTCCGCTACCGTGGCGACCCGCTGCCCACGCTCTATAGCCAGGCGCCGAATAATACCCTGTATCTGATGAGCTTCTCCAAAATGATCGCCCCGGCCATACGCATCTCGGCGATTATCGGCCCGGCACGGGCCATTGCCCAGTTGGCGCGTATACAGGAGCTGACCTACCGCCACCTTCCGGTGATGGATCAGCTCACTTTAGTACACTTCATCCAGAAGGGTCATTTCATGCGCCATATGCGCAGAGTCCGCAATGTGTACCGCCGCAGACATGAAGCCATCACCAAGGCGATAACGTCCAGTGGTCTAGGGGAGCGGTTCATCCTGAGCGGAGCAGAGACGGGGCTGCATGTATTCCTTGAGGCGGAGCCAGACTGCGACGAGGAAGCCGTGACCCGGTTAGCCCTGGAGCAGGGAATCCGGGTATATCCGCTTGCCCATTACTGCCTTAAGAGCCGCAGGAAGGGTTGGGTGCTGGGATTTGCCAAGGTGGATGAGAACTTGATTGAGCAGGGGATTCACCGGCTGGCCCGGCTGCTCTTATAA
- a CDS encoding glycerol dehydrogenase yields the protein MRRTFISPAKYTQGEDELLQLGYFVSTFGTSALLIAHPDDVKRVQAKLDATSSQFGITLVKGDFQGECSRQEISRLQELAREHKCACTIGLGGGKAIDTAKCVAEGDALIIVPTIAATDAPTSHSAVIYTSEGAFEDYAYFKASPSVVLIDTTVIAQAPTRFLVSGMGDALSTYFEARATAASYSNVNAGLPCGVHAGVITEAKGTKAALALARLCYDTLLEDGAKAKLACDQNVVTPALENIIETNILLSGLGFESSGLAAAHAIHNGLTALEGTHHYYHGEKVAFSTIAQLVLENAQQAEIDQVLSFCHSVGLPVCLADIGVASISHEELLEVARKACIPEESIHSMPFPVTAEAVAAAITVADKLGEAFKKSKEQRV from the coding sequence ATGAGAAGAACCTTTATTAGCCCGGCTAAATACACACAAGGTGAGGATGAGCTGCTTCAATTGGGATACTTCGTCAGTACTTTCGGCACATCGGCTCTGCTGATTGCGCACCCGGATGATGTGAAGCGTGTGCAGGCCAAGCTCGATGCCACCAGCAGTCAATTCGGCATTACCCTCGTGAAGGGGGATTTCCAGGGCGAATGCTCCCGGCAGGAGATTTCCAGACTACAGGAGCTGGCCCGTGAGCACAAGTGTGCTTGTACAATCGGTCTTGGCGGAGGCAAAGCGATCGACACGGCCAAATGTGTGGCAGAAGGCGATGCGCTGATTATCGTTCCTACCATTGCGGCCACCGATGCACCCACCAGCCATTCCGCTGTGATTTACACTTCTGAAGGCGCTTTCGAGGATTATGCTTACTTCAAAGCCAGCCCTTCGGTGGTGCTGATTGATACGACTGTTATTGCGCAGGCTCCTACCCGCTTCCTGGTATCCGGGATGGGCGATGCCCTCTCCACCTACTTCGAGGCCAGAGCTACTGCGGCATCCTATTCCAATGTCAATGCGGGGCTTCCTTGCGGAGTGCATGCAGGCGTGATTACGGAGGCCAAAGGCACCAAAGCCGCGCTGGCCCTTGCCCGCTTATGCTACGATACACTGCTGGAGGATGGCGCCAAGGCCAAGCTGGCTTGTGATCAGAACGTGGTGACACCAGCGCTGGAGAATATAATCGAAACGAACATCCTGCTGTCGGGACTTGGCTTCGAGAGCAGCGGTCTGGCTGCCGCACATGCCATCCATAACGGCCTGACGGCGCTTGAAGGCACCCATCATTATTACCATGGCGAGAAGGTGGCCTTCAGCACGATTGCCCAGCTCGTTCTGGAGAACGCGCAGCAGGCAGAGATCGATCAGGTGTTGTCCTTCTGCCACTCTGTGGGCCTTCCCGTATGCCTGGCCGATATTGGTGTCGCTTCTATCTCCCATGAGGAGCTGCTGGAAGTGGCCCGCAAGGCGTGTATCCCGGAAGAGTCGATTCATTCGATGCCGTTCCCAGTTACCGCTGAAGCGGTTGCCGCTGCCATTACTGTCGCTGACAAGCTGGGCGAAGCCTTCAAGAAGAGTAAGGAGCAGCGCGTATGA
- a CDS encoding phosphotransferase, with the protein MYHKPKAMRSVLDPKYLEYCLSPLYDIGDWRDCLFWLRGLNDTYRIRTGRGTYILRIYRQSIAESDVVYELSLLTQLEHQLSAVNTKVSVPLPQKNSSLYTVIDAPEGPRVAVIYSYLTGTENVLHDEESCASFGKSAAELHAAMDRVSLDLPRPDLDTCALISRPLDRIVDYLGEGHRSAAYLREFAGALTERINAASPGLDWGICHGDLHGNNNAFQEGDTFTHYDFEWAAQGWRAYDLAQVRHRKRLPQEKKEPLWQALMSGYRSVRDFSEQDESAIDLFMIARRLWVMGLDVEFISDSGALDYTEDWLEDFISEFRSYDIV; encoded by the coding sequence ATGTATCATAAACCGAAGGCCATGCGTTCCGTTCTAGATCCAAAGTATTTGGAATATTGCCTTAGTCCTCTGTACGACATTGGAGATTGGCGAGATTGCCTGTTCTGGTTACGCGGCTTGAACGATACTTACAGAATCCGTACCGGCAGAGGCACTTATATTCTTCGGATCTACCGCCAATCGATAGCTGAAAGTGATGTTGTCTATGAATTGTCTCTCCTGACACAGCTGGAACACCAATTAAGCGCAGTAAATACAAAGGTTTCCGTTCCCCTGCCTCAAAAGAACAGCAGCTTATATACGGTCATCGATGCGCCGGAGGGCCCGAGAGTTGCCGTGATTTACAGCTATCTGACAGGCACTGAGAACGTGCTGCATGATGAGGAATCATGTGCTTCTTTCGGAAAATCTGCTGCTGAATTGCATGCTGCCATGGACAGGGTCTCCTTAGATTTGCCTAGACCGGATCTGGATACCTGCGCTCTGATCTCCCGGCCGCTGGACCGTATTGTGGATTATCTCGGTGAGGGACACCGCTCAGCTGCGTACCTGCGCGAGTTCGCCGGGGCATTAACGGAGCGGATCAATGCTGCTAGTCCGGGCCTGGACTGGGGCATCTGCCACGGAGATTTGCACGGGAATAACAATGCCTTCCAGGAGGGCGATACGTTCACGCATTATGATTTTGAATGGGCGGCACAAGGTTGGCGAGCCTACGACTTGGCCCAGGTCCGGCACAGAAAACGTCTGCCGCAGGAGAAGAAGGAACCGCTGTGGCAGGCGTTAATGTCGGGCTACCGCTCGGTCAGAGACTTCTCCGAACAAGATGAATCTGCAATTGATCTGTTTATGATTGCCCGCCGGTTGTGGGTGATGGGACTTGATGTCGAGTTCATCAGTGACAGCGGCGCGCTGGATTACACGGAAGACTGGCTGGAGGATTTCATTAGTGAGTTCCGCTCTTATGATATAGTGTGA
- the dhaK gene encoding dihydroxyacetone kinase subunit DhaK has product MKKIINDPANLVREMCSGLVMAHPQLTFDSKYKIVSRSAPNPDKVTLISGGGSGHEPAHAGLVGPGMLDAAVCGDVFASPSQIQVYQAIRNHTGHKGALLIIKNYSGDMMNFQNAAYLAAEDGLAVDYVKVDDDIAVEDSLYTVGRRGVAGTILVHKVAGAAAEAGLPLAEVKQAAQHAAAHVRSLGFAFTSCTVPAKGTPTFQLQEDEMEYGVGIHGEPGIRREKLLTGDELAERMISALLTSLNLDQPGGGEVVVLVNGFGATPLQELYLLNHSVIRSLGERGIIIRQSLVGNYMTSIDMAGASISLMKLDDELRRWLAEPCDTPALRLTGELAPVQYVSPLPQQEAQAEVSLTAETDPGFAVLRDERLRLTNIIYLVDKMSEIIIANEAPFCELDAHAGDGDFGMSVAKGFKQLKREWKELVQHHSTDIGSFLQACSLIIMEHCGGASGPIWGSAFRSAGKYAIGRTSLNTLEMAGMLDAAAQGIQATGERSFGRGAVVGDKTLIDALIPCAEAWKSSAQQQLSLKEAFARGAEAAVTGAERTKSIVARMGRAGTVGERSIGYPDAGAFALGVIFTELSNAVQ; this is encoded by the coding sequence ATGAAAAAGATAATCAACGATCCGGCCAATCTCGTCCGTGAGATGTGCAGTGGACTGGTGATGGCTCATCCGCAGCTGACATTCGACAGCAAATACAAAATTGTCTCCAGGTCTGCGCCGAATCCTGACAAGGTAACGCTGATCAGCGGCGGGGGCAGCGGCCATGAGCCGGCGCATGCCGGGCTGGTCGGACCGGGAATGCTGGATGCCGCAGTCTGCGGCGATGTCTTCGCCTCCCCGTCACAGATTCAGGTCTATCAGGCGATCCGCAACCATACCGGCCATAAGGGCGCTCTGCTGATCATCAAGAATTACAGCGGCGATATGATGAACTTCCAGAATGCGGCTTATCTGGCGGCTGAGGACGGCCTTGCTGTGGACTATGTGAAGGTTGATGATGATATTGCAGTAGAAGACAGCCTGTATACGGTGGGACGCCGAGGGGTTGCTGGCACGATTCTGGTGCATAAGGTTGCCGGGGCGGCTGCTGAGGCCGGACTGCCGCTGGCCGAGGTGAAGCAGGCCGCGCAGCATGCAGCTGCTCATGTGCGCAGTCTTGGTTTTGCTTTTACTTCCTGTACCGTTCCGGCCAAGGGTACGCCTACCTTCCAGCTTCAGGAGGATGAGATGGAGTATGGGGTCGGCATTCATGGGGAGCCGGGCATCCGCAGAGAAAAGCTGCTGACCGGCGATGAGCTGGCGGAACGTATGATCTCTGCCCTGCTGACCAGTCTGAACCTGGATCAGCCAGGCGGCGGAGAGGTGGTGGTGCTGGTCAACGGCTTCGGCGCAACGCCTCTGCAGGAGCTGTACCTGCTCAATCACTCCGTGATCCGTAGTCTGGGAGAACGGGGGATCATCATCCGCCAATCTCTTGTAGGCAACTATATGACCAGCATAGATATGGCCGGCGCTTCCATCAGCCTGATGAAGCTGGATGATGAGCTGCGCAGATGGCTTGCTGAGCCTTGCGATACTCCGGCGCTCCGGTTAACGGGTGAGCTTGCGCCGGTGCAATACGTCAGCCCGCTTCCACAGCAGGAGGCTCAGGCTGAGGTGAGCCTGACGGCCGAGACCGATCCGGGCTTCGCTGTCCTCCGTGACGAACGGCTGCGGCTTACGAACATCATCTATCTGGTGGATAAGATGAGCGAGATTATTATCGCGAATGAGGCTCCCTTCTGTGAGCTGGATGCTCATGCGGGTGATGGAGACTTCGGGATGAGTGTCGCCAAGGGCTTCAAGCAATTGAAGCGGGAATGGAAGGAGCTTGTGCAGCATCACTCTACGGATATCGGAAGCTTCCTTCAGGCCTGCTCTCTGATCATTATGGAGCATTGCGGCGGAGCTTCCGGTCCAATCTGGGGCTCAGCCTTCCGTTCAGCAGGCAAATATGCCATAGGCCGGACCTCGCTGAATACGCTGGAGATGGCCGGGATGCTGGACGCGGCGGCTCAGGGCATCCAGGCTACTGGTGAACGCTCCTTCGGTCGCGGGGCAGTCGTGGGTGACAAGACGCTGATCGATGCGCTGATTCCTTGTGCCGAAGCCTGGAAGAGCAGCGCGCAGCAGCAGCTGTCCTTGAAGGAGGCCTTCGCCAGGGGGGCTGAAGCCGCTGTCACGGGGGCGGAGCGTACGAAATCCATCGTTGCGCGGATGGGCCGGGCCGGGACGGTAGGCGAGCGCAGCATCGGCTACCCGGATGCGGGCGCATTTGCCCTGGGGGTTATTTTCACAGAGCTGTCTAATGCTGTCCAATAG
- a CDS encoding SMI1/KNR4 family protein: MELEKQADQLERIRTKLEQALCKDAEFAEFGASSHRYKLKEKLTAGELADWEAQYGIRLPEPFARFLTEIGNGGAGPYYGIYPLAQATSYTELPALQGRAALHPGMTAEEWNLLTEPLTGERDISDEEYEEARNKALGGMLCIGTQGCEYEMYLVLEGEHRGRIVYTSEFFPDRPFFFVYEDNFLDWYERWLDEIILDYDNAWFGSRLPGDENTLIQLYRNTPDGKLQAKALEAMFKFKRIAPSTLEFLKHVTEHSPRDSTTAISLLCKTSFAAGRPYLQKLLQSDDAEGALRALTILHTYGKNEDRTEFIPLIRQRLERLEGINDAETLRYAGYILKDCDAVNLRDFAPFLCHTSLVMQTAAIYAVRDCGNKQESWQIIEQMFRTGGTEVLRSSISHWDVIPHEKLLPYYKAIWPEYKGNPNFREKFTACLRELHLPDDYLG, from the coding sequence ATGGAATTAGAGAAGCAGGCTGATCAGCTTGAGCGGATCAGGACGAAGCTGGAGCAGGCCCTGTGCAAGGATGCGGAGTTCGCGGAATTTGGGGCTTCATCGCATCGATATAAGCTGAAAGAGAAGCTTACAGCAGGCGAGCTGGCGGACTGGGAGGCACAATATGGGATCAGGCTTCCTGAACCGTTCGCCCGGTTCTTGACAGAGATCGGGAACGGCGGGGCCGGACCGTATTACGGGATTTATCCGCTTGCACAGGCCACCTCCTATACCGAGCTTCCGGCACTCCAAGGCCGGGCGGCGCTTCATCCCGGAATGACCGCAGAGGAATGGAATCTATTGACGGAGCCTCTGACGGGGGAGCGGGACATCTCGGATGAAGAGTACGAGGAAGCGAGAAACAAGGCGCTTGGCGGAATGCTGTGTATCGGCACCCAGGGCTGCGAATATGAGATGTATCTCGTGCTGGAAGGGGAGCACCGGGGGAGGATTGTGTATACCTCGGAATTTTTCCCTGACCGCCCGTTCTTCTTCGTCTATGAAGATAACTTCCTGGACTGGTACGAGCGCTGGCTGGATGAGATTATTCTGGATTATGACAACGCATGGTTTGGCAGCCGGCTGCCGGGTGACGAGAATACGCTTATTCAGCTGTATCGGAACACTCCTGACGGGAAGCTGCAGGCCAAGGCGCTGGAGGCCATGTTCAAGTTCAAGCGAATCGCCCCGTCGACCCTGGAATTCCTGAAGCATGTGACGGAGCATAGCCCCCGGGATTCCACAACAGCCATCTCGCTGCTCTGCAAAACGTCCTTTGCGGCGGGCAGGCCCTATCTGCAGAAGCTGCTACAGTCGGATGATGCTGAGGGAGCGCTCCGCGCCTTAACCATTCTGCATACTTACGGCAAGAATGAGGACCGGACCGAATTCATTCCGCTGATCCGGCAGAGGCTTGAGAGGCTTGAAGGGATTAATGATGCGGAAACTCTGCGTTATGCCGGTTATATTCTAAAAGACTGCGATGCTGTGAACCTCCGCGATTTCGCACCCTTCCTGTGCCATACCAGCCTGGTTATGCAGACGGCTGCGATCTATGCCGTGAGAGACTGCGGGAATAAGCAGGAGAGCTGGCAGATCATTGAGCAGATGTTCCGTACCGGAGGTACAGAGGTACTGCGCAGCTCCATTTCACATTGGGACGTTATTCCACATGAGAAGCTGCTGCCTTACTATAAGGCGATATGGCCCGAATACAAAGGAAATCCTAATTTCAGGGAGAAATTCACCGCTTGCCTGCGGGAGCTGCACCTGCCGGATGATTATTTGGGCTGA
- a CDS encoding PocR ligand-binding domain-containing protein: MQSKFDLKYIIDMDEWGKLQESLSLVTRMAIIMVDYKGVPVTAHSRCQAFCQTVRSDKEFSPYCQKCDARGGLEAVRLSRPYIYRCHFDILDIAIPIIVDNQYIGALMAGQIRLAEGSGPNLEQIVSRPQQDAMTEERARKYELLPVMTYEEIVATADMLYHLCNYVVKESILKYELLERNQQHEALNPQQESKPKPGLSALPLEPPSAPKTPASSGSAYKTECISSTLQPALDYMLSHREENFSLKSLAQLCHISPSYFSRLFTREMGEHFSLYVARMKIGWAKELLATTDWSINEISNHLNFCDAGYFIKIFKKYESATPLSYRASLITNRI, from the coding sequence ATGCAATCTAAATTCGATTTGAAATATATCATTGATATGGATGAATGGGGCAAGCTTCAGGAATCGTTGTCCCTAGTGACGCGCATGGCCATCATTATGGTCGATTATAAAGGCGTGCCGGTTACAGCACATAGCCGCTGTCAGGCCTTCTGCCAGACCGTGCGCAGCGACAAGGAATTCTCGCCCTATTGTCAAAAATGTGACGCGCGCGGAGGTCTGGAGGCTGTACGGCTGAGCCGGCCCTATATCTACCGCTGCCACTTCGATATTCTCGACATTGCTATCCCTATCATTGTCGATAATCAGTACATCGGTGCGCTGATGGCCGGACAGATCCGGCTGGCGGAGGGAAGCGGCCCGAATCTGGAGCAGATTGTATCCCGTCCGCAACAGGACGCCATGACGGAGGAACGGGCCCGCAAGTATGAGCTGCTGCCCGTCATGACGTATGAGGAGATCGTGGCCACCGCCGACATGCTCTATCATTTGTGCAACTATGTGGTCAAGGAATCGATCCTGAAGTATGAGCTGCTGGAGCGGAACCAGCAGCATGAGGCCTTGAACCCGCAGCAGGAGTCCAAGCCGAAGCCCGGGCTGTCTGCGCTGCCCCTAGAGCCGCCCTCGGCTCCCAAGACTCCGGCCTCTTCGGGAAGCGCATACAAGACGGAATGCATAAGTTCTACGCTGCAGCCTGCTTTGGACTATATGCTAAGCCACCGGGAGGAGAATTTCTCGCTGAAATCGCTGGCACAGCTATGCCATATCAGCCCGAGCTACTTCAGCCGCCTGTTCACCAGGGAGATGGGAGAGCATTTCTCCCTATATGTCGCCCGCATGAAGATCGGGTGGGCGAAGGAGCTGCTGGCAACAACGGATTGGTCAATCAACGAGATCAGCAATCACTTGAATTTTTGCGATGCCGGTTATTTCATTAAGATCTTCAAGAAATACGAGTCGGCAACTCCCCTGTCCTACCGAGCTTCTCTCATAACAAATCGAATATAA
- a CDS encoding LysR family transcriptional regulator, with translation MESGDLRIFQAVAREGTITKAAQALNYVQSNVTSRIQFLEAELKVPLFHRSNRGMTLTPAGENLLEYANAILMLMDEAVQSTQYSEHPAGPLRIGSIETTAVIHLTSMIAGYHSRYPDVHLSLITGETHDLLHKVLDHKLDGAFVYGPIDQPEIGHVAAYEEELVLIAEPGTTELHELLHKPMLFFDVGCTHRIKAERFLRESGVHSVQIREFGTLEMILHGVSAGLGVSLLPKSSIRKAEEAGRIISHRLPEEYRKLEVWLIYRRNSVLSSAMSRFLEMAGQV, from the coding sequence ATGGAAAGTGGAGATTTGAGGATTTTTCAGGCTGTGGCCCGTGAGGGTACGATTACGAAGGCTGCGCAAGCCTTGAACTATGTTCAGTCCAATGTGACCAGCCGGATTCAGTTCCTGGAGGCCGAGCTGAAGGTCCCGCTGTTTCACCGGTCCAACCGTGGAATGACGTTAACGCCTGCGGGCGAGAATCTGCTGGAATACGCGAATGCTATACTGATGCTAATGGATGAGGCTGTACAATCAACACAATACTCAGAGCACCCGGCTGGCCCGCTGCGAATCGGCTCTATTGAGACGACTGCGGTCATTCATCTCACATCCATGATCGCCGGCTACCATTCCCGCTACCCCGACGTCCATCTGTCGCTCATCACAGGCGAAACACATGACCTTCTGCACAAGGTGCTTGACCATAAGCTGGATGGCGCCTTTGTCTATGGACCTATAGACCAGCCGGAGATCGGGCATGTTGCGGCATACGAGGAGGAACTGGTGCTAATTGCTGAACCGGGGACAACTGAGTTGCATGAGTTGCTGCACAAGCCTATGCTGTTCTTCGACGTTGGTTGCACACACCGCATCAAAGCGGAGCGCTTCCTGCGCGAGAGCGGGGTGCACTCGGTTCAGATCCGGGAATTCGGCACGCTGGAAATGATACTACACGGAGTATCTGCCGGACTCGGCGTATCGCTGCTGCCTAAGTCCTCGATCCGCAAGGCAGAAGAGGCCGGCCGAATCATCTCCCACCGCCTGCCCGAAGAATACCGGAAGCTAGAGGTATGGTTGATATACCGCCGCAACTCCGTGCTTTCCAGTGCAATGTCCAGGTTTTTGGAAATGGCCGGGCAGGTGTAG